Proteins co-encoded in one Prescottella sp. R16 genomic window:
- a CDS encoding ABC transporter substrate-binding protein has product MAAVLASTLVLAGCASSDGDGGSSGGDTRTPPAVGLVGDQDGTPGPVPQLTFSVQVLAATLDPARTAARGGSGGDELAAVYDVLLRYDESTGDYVPKLAQSLTSDADGAVWTLKLRPGVTFSDGTPLDAAAVVASIDRYNRNKGNGSGVWVEAVESSTAVDPGTVEFRLREKWPTFPSMLALGHGMIVAPSAGDGDTFRPIGAGPFVLDRYAPNEERVLTARTDYWGGEPNADRIRFVSLSGSRENLESLQTNGIDIGVLRGNPQAIYDALDADYPGSFSILNSGGAELVNNREGRPGADVRVRRAIALAIDPELVGQRGDDGLGLPGKAMFSELSRWATDVEGVPYDPDAARKLLDEAKADGYDGVLNYIVLQEPTESAIGLAVQSLLQAVGFTVNIVNANNPGDIVKQVYVQHDYDIAHAGIGLYEAIPYLGLQTVLADTSPSNFAGYSNPQMNELLDKLQAADGDDEIRSVISEIQTLWNETMPSVPVSSVMIYVAWQPNVRGVVPTATGIMLLDKAGRI; this is encoded by the coding sequence GTGGCGGCAGTGCTGGCGAGCACCCTGGTGCTCGCGGGCTGTGCGAGTTCCGACGGTGACGGGGGGAGCAGCGGCGGCGACACCCGCACCCCGCCCGCGGTGGGGCTGGTCGGTGACCAGGACGGCACGCCCGGGCCGGTACCGCAGCTGACGTTCAGCGTCCAGGTGCTCGCCGCGACCCTCGATCCGGCGAGGACCGCGGCCCGCGGCGGCAGCGGTGGTGACGAACTGGCCGCCGTCTACGACGTCCTGCTGCGTTACGACGAGTCGACCGGCGACTACGTGCCGAAGCTGGCGCAGTCCCTCACGTCCGACGCCGACGGTGCGGTGTGGACGCTGAAGCTGCGTCCCGGTGTCACGTTCAGCGACGGCACTCCGCTCGATGCGGCGGCCGTGGTGGCGAGCATCGACCGCTACAACCGGAACAAGGGCAACGGTTCCGGGGTGTGGGTGGAGGCGGTCGAATCCTCGACGGCCGTCGATCCGGGGACCGTCGAGTTCCGGCTGCGCGAGAAGTGGCCGACGTTCCCGTCGATGCTGGCTCTCGGTCACGGCATGATCGTCGCGCCGAGTGCCGGTGACGGTGACACGTTCCGGCCGATCGGTGCCGGCCCGTTCGTCCTGGACCGGTATGCGCCCAACGAGGAGCGGGTGCTCACGGCGCGCACCGACTACTGGGGCGGGGAGCCGAACGCGGACCGGATCCGGTTCGTGTCGCTGAGCGGTTCGCGGGAGAACCTCGAATCGTTGCAGACGAACGGCATCGACATCGGTGTCTTGCGGGGCAATCCGCAGGCGATCTACGACGCGCTCGACGCCGACTACCCGGGGTCGTTCAGCATCCTCAACAGTGGTGGCGCCGAACTGGTGAACAACCGTGAGGGCCGACCCGGCGCGGATGTCCGGGTGCGCAGGGCGATCGCGCTGGCGATCGATCCGGAACTGGTGGGGCAGCGCGGTGACGACGGACTGGGGCTGCCGGGCAAGGCGATGTTCAGCGAGCTGTCCCGCTGGGCCACCGACGTCGAGGGTGTGCCGTACGACCCGGATGCGGCCCGCAAGCTGCTCGACGAGGCGAAGGCCGACGGCTACGACGGCGTCCTGAACTACATCGTGTTGCAGGAGCCGACGGAGTCGGCGATCGGTCTGGCGGTGCAGTCGCTGCTGCAGGCGGTCGGGTTCACGGTGAACATCGTCAACGCCAACAATCCGGGCGACATCGTCAAGCAGGTGTACGTCCAGCACGACTACGACATCGCGCACGCCGGTATCGGTCTGTACGAGGCGATTCCGTATCTGGGCTTGCAGACGGTGCTGGCGGACACGTCCCCGTCGAACTTCGCGGGTTACTCGAATCCGCAGATGAACGAGCTGCTGGACAAGTTGCAGGCCGCCGACGGTGACGACGAGATCCGGAGTGTGATCTCCGAGATCCAGACTCTGTGGAACGAGACGATGCCGAGCGTACCGGTGAGCTCCGTGATGATCTATGTGGCGTGGCAGCCGAACGTGCGCGGAGTGGTGCCGACCGCGACGGGAATCATGCTGTTGGACAAGGCCGGTCGTATCTGA
- a CDS encoding pirin family protein, which translates to MSNAETRPVEIECTTGPETTAENGPILEIITSREVPLGGPRAMPVRRTLPQRQRSLIGAWCFADHYGPDDVTVTGGMDVAPHPHTGLQTVSWLFTGEIEHRDSKGVHATVRPGEVNLMTGGRGICHSEVSTPDTTVLHGLQLWVALPDSARDAPRNFEHHVPAAVSLEGGSARVFLGSLAGSTSPVHTFTPLLGAELVLEPRAEVRLDVDPAFEHGVLVDTGAVGVGTGNGGGLDLARADLGYIGTGAAVLALTNHTDAPARVVLLGGEPFGEDIVMWWNFVGRSHEEIEEFREEWQAESDRFGAVEGYTGDVQRLPAPPLPNARIRPRKNPPSAH; encoded by the coding sequence ATGAGCAACGCCGAGACCCGACCGGTCGAGATCGAATGCACCACCGGCCCCGAGACCACCGCCGAGAACGGACCGATCCTCGAGATCATCACCTCCCGCGAAGTCCCCCTCGGCGGCCCCCGCGCCATGCCGGTACGCCGGACCCTCCCCCAGCGGCAACGATCCCTGATCGGCGCCTGGTGCTTCGCCGACCACTACGGACCCGACGACGTCACCGTCACCGGCGGCATGGACGTCGCACCCCATCCGCACACCGGGCTGCAGACCGTCAGCTGGTTGTTCACCGGCGAGATCGAGCACCGCGACAGCAAGGGCGTACACGCGACGGTCCGGCCCGGCGAGGTCAACCTCATGACCGGCGGCCGCGGCATCTGCCACTCCGAGGTCTCCACACCGGACACGACCGTCCTGCACGGCCTCCAACTGTGGGTGGCCCTGCCCGACTCGGCCCGCGACGCACCCCGCAACTTCGAGCACCACGTGCCGGCGGCCGTGTCGCTCGAGGGCGGGTCTGCACGAGTGTTCCTCGGCTCGCTGGCCGGATCCACGTCCCCCGTCCACACCTTCACCCCGCTGCTCGGAGCGGAACTGGTGCTGGAGCCGCGGGCAGAGGTGCGCCTCGACGTGGACCCGGCATTCGAGCACGGGGTCCTCGTCGACACCGGTGCGGTCGGCGTCGGCACCGGTAACGGCGGCGGCCTGGACCTCGCCCGCGCCGATCTCGGCTACATCGGCACCGGGGCGGCGGTGCTGGCCCTGACGAACCACACCGACGCACCGGCTCGCGTCGTCCTGCTCGGCGGCGAGCCGTTCGGCGAGGACATCGTCATGTGGTGGAACTTCGTCGGCCGCAGCCACGAGGAGATCGAGGAGTTCCGCGAGGAGTGGCAGGCCGAATCGGACCGGTTCGGCGCCGTCGAGGGCTACACCGGTGACGTGCAGCGCCTACCCGCGCCGCCGCTGCCGAACGCCCGGATCCGGCCGCGGAAGAATCCGCCGTCAGCCCACTGA
- a CDS encoding resuscitation-promoting factor, with amino-acid sequence MSPLSKINSSRSPMLYSVVAATLTTLAVGGGVAVSQHKTVTVDVDGELVTVGTMSSSVAGALSAAGYAAGEHDVVAPAGDTALSDGDTVVFRRGREVALTVDGQQRTVWTTALTVDDAVRQLDLAGDVHVSASRSQRLPLDGADLEVLSPREVSLTDGAAAPAQVRLAAPTVGEFLAAHGAPLEQADTVVPAPETPLTDGLDIVVTRSRTESRVVTEQVAPPEERIEDPTLNMSRSTVENPGAPGTADVTYEVTVVNGVETGRTPVATSVTTPAQPKVVRVGAKPGTEVPPVRNGATWDALAQCEATGNWAINTGNGYYGGVQFDQNTWERQGGLKYAPRADLATREEQIAIASRTQETQGWGAWPSCTGKLGLR; translated from the coding sequence ATGTCACCGTTGTCGAAGATCAACTCGAGTCGTTCCCCGATGCTGTATTCGGTGGTTGCCGCGACGCTGACGACGCTGGCCGTCGGTGGTGGTGTCGCGGTCTCCCAGCACAAGACGGTGACCGTCGACGTGGACGGTGAGCTGGTCACGGTGGGCACGATGTCGTCGAGCGTGGCCGGGGCGTTGTCGGCGGCCGGGTATGCGGCCGGTGAGCACGACGTGGTCGCCCCGGCGGGGGACACGGCCCTGTCGGACGGGGACACGGTGGTCTTCCGTCGTGGCCGGGAGGTCGCGCTGACGGTGGACGGGCAGCAGCGGACGGTGTGGACGACGGCGTTGACCGTCGACGACGCGGTGCGGCAACTGGATCTGGCGGGTGACGTGCACGTGTCGGCCTCCCGGTCGCAGCGGTTGCCGCTCGACGGGGCCGATCTCGAGGTGCTCAGCCCGCGGGAGGTGTCGCTGACGGACGGTGCCGCGGCACCGGCGCAGGTGCGGTTGGCGGCGCCGACGGTCGGGGAGTTCCTGGCCGCGCACGGTGCCCCGCTCGAGCAGGCGGACACGGTCGTGCCGGCACCGGAGACGCCACTGACGGACGGTCTGGACATCGTGGTGACCCGTAGTCGCACCGAGTCCCGGGTCGTGACGGAGCAGGTGGCGCCGCCGGAGGAACGGATCGAGGATCCGACGCTGAACATGAGCCGGTCGACGGTGGAGAATCCGGGCGCACCGGGGACCGCGGACGTCACGTACGAGGTGACGGTCGTCAACGGTGTCGAGACGGGGCGGACGCCGGTGGCGACGTCGGTCACGACGCCGGCGCAGCCGAAGGTGGTGCGGGTCGGCGCCAAGCCGGGCACCGAGGTGCCGCCCGTGCGCAACGGTGCGACGTGGGATGCGTTGGCGCAGTGCGAGGCGACGGGCAACTGGGCGATCAACACGGGCAACGGTTACTACGGCGGCGTGCAGTTCGACCAGAACACGTGGGAGCGGCAGGGCGGCCTCAAGTACGCGCCGCGCGCGGACCTCGCGACACGCGAGGAGCAGATCGCGATCGCGTCCCGTACCCAGGAGACGCAGGGCTGGGGTGCGTGGCCGTCGTGCACCGGCAAGCTGGGTCTGCGTTAG
- a CDS encoding TatD family hydrolase: MSKDRPAPDLPEPLFPLVDAHTHLDACGATDAASTRVIVDRAASVGVERIVTVADDLAAARFAVDAAHWDERVFAAVAIHPTRANSLDDATKAEIERLASDPRTVAVGETGLDLYWPGKLDGCATLEEQVAAFEWHIDLAKRLGKPLMIHNREADTDLLRVLDSEGAPDTVIFHCFSSDAAMARACVDAGYVLSFSGTVSFKNAKALREAAPLVPSDQLLVETDAPYLTPHPFRGAPNESYCLPYTLRALAELRGEDPAELAEASTATAERVYRLPSVG, from the coding sequence GTGAGCAAAGATCGTCCCGCCCCGGACCTGCCCGAGCCGCTTTTTCCCCTCGTCGACGCGCACACGCATCTCGATGCGTGCGGTGCCACGGACGCCGCGAGCACACGGGTGATCGTCGACCGTGCGGCCTCGGTGGGCGTCGAGCGGATCGTGACGGTGGCCGACGACCTGGCTGCCGCGCGGTTCGCGGTGGACGCCGCGCACTGGGACGAGCGGGTCTTCGCGGCCGTCGCTATCCACCCGACCCGCGCGAATTCCCTCGACGACGCCACGAAAGCGGAGATCGAGCGGTTGGCGTCCGATCCGCGCACGGTCGCGGTGGGTGAGACGGGCCTGGACCTGTACTGGCCGGGCAAGCTCGACGGCTGCGCGACGCTCGAGGAACAGGTTGCTGCCTTCGAATGGCACATCGACCTCGCGAAGCGTCTCGGCAAGCCGCTGATGATCCACAACCGCGAGGCCGACACCGATCTGCTGCGGGTCCTCGATTCCGAGGGTGCCCCGGACACGGTGATCTTCCACTGCTTCTCGTCGGATGCGGCGATGGCGCGGGCATGCGTCGACGCCGGTTACGTGCTGAGCTTCTCGGGCACCGTCAGCTTCAAGAACGCGAAGGCGCTGCGCGAGGCGGCACCGCTGGTCCCGTCGGATCAGTTGCTGGTCGAGACCGACGCGCCCTATCTCACCCCGCACCCGTTCCGGGGGGCACCGAACGAGTCGTACTGCCTGCCGTACACGCTGCGGGCGTTGGCCGAACTGCGCGGTGAGGACCCCGCCGAGCTGGCGGAGGCCTCGACCGCGACCGCGGAGCGGGTGTACCGGCTGCCGTCAGTGGGCTGA
- a CDS encoding DUF2786 domain-containing protein: MGSTRTYFRTQDRAIGDCPPPRWRSAAGLVSALADAYERGWQPADVMHVTRRTLGASVASTAAAAVLFQARTCRADDRAPADWRAQLARTAAAEPDAARLADAVPPDAGPDDFAAVLDTADRQLDTRDWLDLTVLWLDFPRLTRLCPPPSEWSAVPVSEPAEHPGTPDPKMLARVRGLLAKAEATEFVEEAETFTAKAQDLMTQYAISAALLDADRPRATTVHSRRIHLDNPYVREKVHLLTAIGEANRVRTVWFDRFAIATVVGDALDLDQTELLFTSLLVQATRAMHAAGTVGTAGAGTGGTTTQFRKAFLFGFSVRIGQRLKETDSRATAQVAVDADVRIDDLLPVLAARSAAVDAEFDRLFPTTKAARGRTVDAVGWHAGQSAADAASLSPGERALPR, encoded by the coding sequence ATGGGGAGCACTAGAACATACTTTCGAACACAGGATCGGGCGATCGGCGACTGCCCGCCGCCGCGCTGGCGGTCGGCGGCGGGACTCGTGAGCGCACTCGCCGACGCCTACGAACGTGGCTGGCAGCCGGCGGACGTGATGCACGTGACACGGCGGACGCTCGGTGCGTCCGTCGCGTCGACCGCCGCCGCGGCCGTGCTGTTCCAGGCCCGCACGTGCCGCGCCGACGACCGGGCGCCGGCGGACTGGCGGGCCCAGCTCGCGCGGACCGCCGCCGCCGAACCCGACGCCGCCCGGCTCGCGGACGCGGTACCACCCGACGCCGGACCCGACGACTTCGCGGCCGTCCTCGACACCGCCGACCGGCAGCTCGATACCCGGGACTGGCTCGACCTGACGGTGCTGTGGCTCGACTTCCCCCGCCTGACCCGGCTGTGCCCGCCGCCGTCCGAGTGGTCGGCCGTTCCGGTGTCCGAACCGGCGGAGCATCCGGGGACGCCGGATCCCAAGATGCTCGCCCGTGTCCGCGGACTGCTCGCCAAGGCCGAGGCCACCGAGTTCGTGGAGGAGGCCGAGACCTTCACCGCGAAGGCCCAGGACCTCATGACCCAGTACGCGATCAGCGCCGCACTGCTGGACGCCGACCGGCCGCGTGCCACCACCGTGCACAGCCGACGGATCCATCTCGACAACCCGTACGTCCGCGAGAAGGTGCACCTGCTCACCGCGATCGGCGAGGCCAACCGGGTCCGCACCGTATGGTTCGACCGGTTCGCGATCGCGACGGTCGTCGGCGATGCACTGGACCTCGACCAGACCGAACTGCTGTTCACGTCGCTGCTGGTGCAGGCGACCCGGGCGATGCACGCGGCCGGAACCGTCGGGACCGCGGGCGCGGGGACCGGCGGCACCACGACCCAGTTCCGGAAGGCGTTCCTGTTCGGGTTCTCGGTCCGCATCGGGCAGCGGTTGAAGGAGACCGACAGCCGGGCCACCGCCCAGGTCGCCGTCGACGCCGACGTCCGTATCGACGACCTGCTACCGGTCCTGGCCGCACGGTCCGCGGCCGTCGACGCCGAGTTCGACCGCCTGTTCCCCACCACGAAGGCGGCCCGCGGCCGGACCGTCGACGCCGTCGGCTGGCATGCCGGGCAGTCCGCCGCCGACGCCGCGTCACTGTCCCCCGGGGAGCGCGCCCTGCCGCGGTGA
- the rsmA gene encoding 16S rRNA (adenine(1518)-N(6)/adenine(1519)-N(6))-dimethyltransferase RsmA, which produces MSDVVPPLSQPRGEATLLGPAEVRALAEEFEVRPTKQLGQNFVHDGNTVRKIVASSGVTRDDVVLEVGPGLGSLTLALLDVVEKVVAVEIDPKLAARLPATVAERAPGLSGRLDVVLEDAMRVLPAQVPGTPTALVANLPYNVAVPVLLHLFAEFPSLRTALVMVQAEVADRLAARPGNKIYGVPSVKANFFGEVRRAGAVGRHVFWPEPKIESGLVRIDRYVEAPWPIDAEHRRRVFAVVDAAFAQRRKTLRAALAGWAGSPVEAERRLVAAGIDPSMRGEKLDAAAFVRLAEAGTE; this is translated from the coding sequence GTGTCAGACGTCGTCCCGCCCCTGTCCCAGCCGCGAGGTGAGGCCACGCTCCTCGGTCCCGCCGAGGTGCGTGCGCTCGCCGAAGAGTTCGAGGTGCGTCCCACCAAGCAGCTCGGCCAGAATTTCGTGCACGACGGCAACACCGTCCGCAAGATCGTCGCGAGTTCCGGTGTCACCCGCGACGACGTGGTCCTGGAGGTGGGGCCGGGTCTGGGGTCGCTGACGTTGGCGTTGCTCGACGTCGTCGAGAAGGTCGTCGCCGTCGAGATCGATCCGAAGCTGGCGGCCCGGCTGCCCGCGACGGTCGCGGAGCGGGCCCCGGGTCTGTCCGGCCGGTTGGACGTCGTCCTCGAGGACGCGATGCGGGTGTTGCCCGCACAGGTGCCCGGTACCCCGACGGCGTTGGTGGCGAATCTGCCGTACAACGTGGCGGTGCCGGTGCTGCTGCACCTGTTCGCGGAGTTCCCGTCGCTGCGGACGGCGCTGGTGATGGTGCAGGCGGAGGTTGCGGATCGGCTTGCCGCGCGTCCCGGTAACAAGATCTACGGGGTGCCGAGCGTGAAGGCGAACTTCTTCGGTGAGGTGCGCCGTGCCGGTGCGGTGGGACGGCACGTGTTCTGGCCGGAACCGAAGATCGAATCGGGGCTGGTCCGTATCGACCGGTATGTCGAGGCGCCGTGGCCGATCGACGCCGAGCATCGGCGTCGGGTGTTCGCGGTCGTCGACGCCGCGTTCGCGCAGCGTCGCAAGACGCTCCGGGCCGCGCTCGCGGGCTGGGCGGGGTCGCCGGTGGAGGCGGAGCGCCGGCTCGTGGCGGCGGGGATCGATCCGTCGATGCGGGGGGAGAAGCTGGACGCGGCTGCGTTCGTGCGGTTGGCGGAGGCCGGGACCGAGTAA
- a CDS encoding resuscitation-promoting factor → MSPFARINTARSPLLYAVLVAFFVTMLVGGGLVVAQHKTIALDVDGETVSLTTLRSDVGSVLEAAGYPVGEHDVVAPGADAKLTDGDTVVLRRAREIVLTVDGQQRTVWSTALTVDDAMRQLELAGDAYVSASRGQRIPLDGIEFDVVSPRTVTVADNGGAPTQVRVAAPTVGDFLAATNAALVQADSVVPAPETPLTDGLEIVVTRSRTESRTETQPIAPPEHRVDDPGLEQDTTTVERPGVPGERTVTVSVTTVNGVETARQELSSSVLREAEPAVVRVGTKPKPSVPAVANGSVWDSIAQCEATGNWAINTGNGYYGGLQFDQGTWAAHGGTQYAARADLASREQQIAVAQKVQAAQGWGAWPGCTSKLGLR, encoded by the coding sequence GTGTCGCCTTTCGCTCGGATCAACACCGCGCGCTCGCCGCTGCTGTACGCCGTGCTCGTCGCGTTCTTCGTGACGATGTTGGTCGGCGGCGGGCTGGTCGTGGCGCAGCACAAGACGATCGCGCTCGACGTCGACGGGGAGACGGTCTCGCTGACCACGCTGCGCTCGGACGTCGGTTCGGTGCTCGAGGCCGCCGGGTATCCGGTCGGCGAGCACGACGTCGTCGCGCCGGGTGCCGACGCGAAACTCACCGACGGCGACACGGTGGTCCTGCGCCGCGCCCGGGAGATCGTGCTGACGGTGGACGGGCAGCAGCGCACGGTGTGGTCGACGGCGTTGACCGTCGACGATGCGATGCGGCAGTTGGAGCTGGCGGGCGACGCGTACGTGTCGGCGTCGCGGGGGCAGCGTATTCCGTTGGACGGCATCGAATTCGACGTCGTCAGCCCACGGACGGTCACGGTCGCCGACAACGGTGGCGCGCCGACTCAGGTTCGGGTCGCGGCGCCGACGGTCGGTGATTTCCTCGCGGCCACGAATGCGGCTCTGGTGCAGGCGGACTCGGTCGTGCCGGCGCCGGAGACGCCGTTGACGGACGGTCTGGAGATCGTGGTGACCCGCAGTCGCACCGAGTCGCGGACCGAGACGCAGCCGATCGCGCCGCCCGAGCACCGGGTCGACGATCCGGGGCTCGAGCAGGACACCACCACCGTCGAACGCCCCGGCGTCCCGGGCGAGCGCACGGTGACGGTGTCGGTGACGACGGTCAACGGCGTGGAGACTGCGCGGCAAGAACTTTCGTCGTCGGTGTTGCGGGAGGCCGAGCCGGCCGTGGTGCGGGTCGGCACCAAGCCGAAGCCGTCGGTCCCGGCCGTGGCGAACGGTTCGGTGTGGGATTCGATCGCGCAGTGCGAGGCGACCGGCAACTGGGCGATCAACACGGGCAACGGTTACTACGGCGGGCTGCAGTTCGATCAGGGTACGTGGGCGGCGCACGGCGGCACGCAGTATGCGGCGCGGGCGGATCTCGCGTCGCGGGAGCAGCAGATCGCGGTCGCACAGAAGGTGCAGGCGGCGCAGGGCTGGGGTGCGTGGCCGGGCTGCACGAGCAAATTGGGTCTCCGGTAA
- the metG gene encoding methionine--tRNA ligase, whose amino-acid sequence MTVSSSPASPARPPFYLTTAIAYPNGAPHIGHAYEYISSDAIARFKRLDGYDVFFMTGTDEHGLKMQQTAAKEGIDVRDLATRNSDVFQAMDKALNISYDRFIRTTDADHLESSKAIWERMAAAGDIYLDTYSGWYSVRDEAFHAEEETTVLEDGTRIATETGTPVEWTEESNYTFRLSKYQDRLLAHYEENPDFIAPATRRNEILSFVKSGLKDLSISRTTFDWGVPVPDDPEHVMYVWVDALTNYLTGAGFPNTDSAEFERYWPANLHIIGKDITRFHTVYWPAFLMSAGIELPKRVFVHGFLFNKGEKMSKSVGNVVDPLAMVEQYGLDAVRFFLLREISYGQDGSYSHEAIVTRMNTDLANELGNLAQRSLSMVAKNCDAQVPTPGELTDADRALLAQADALLEKVRAEFDVQALHLGLEAIWHVLGETNRYFSAQEPWVLRKTDPARMATVLYVTLEVVRIVGILVQPVMPDSAAKILDLLGQDPEARAFANLGTRIVAGTALPKPVGVFPRYVEETDA is encoded by the coding sequence ATGACTGTGTCCTCCTCGCCTGCCTCGCCCGCCCGGCCGCCGTTCTATCTGACGACCGCCATCGCGTACCCCAACGGCGCCCCGCACATCGGGCACGCCTACGAGTACATCTCGTCGGACGCGATCGCACGCTTCAAGCGGCTCGACGGATACGACGTGTTCTTCATGACCGGCACCGACGAGCACGGTCTGAAGATGCAGCAGACGGCAGCCAAGGAAGGCATCGACGTCCGCGATCTCGCGACCCGCAACTCGGACGTGTTCCAGGCTATGGACAAGGCCCTGAACATCTCCTACGACCGGTTCATCCGCACCACGGACGCCGATCATCTCGAGTCGAGCAAGGCCATCTGGGAGCGGATGGCCGCGGCAGGCGACATCTACCTCGACACCTACTCGGGCTGGTACTCGGTGCGCGACGAGGCGTTCCACGCCGAGGAGGAGACGACGGTCCTCGAGGACGGCACCCGCATCGCCACCGAGACCGGCACGCCCGTCGAGTGGACCGAGGAGTCGAACTACACGTTCCGGCTGTCGAAGTACCAGGACCGTCTCCTCGCCCACTACGAGGAGAACCCCGACTTCATCGCGCCGGCCACCCGCCGCAACGAGATCCTCAGCTTCGTCAAGAGCGGCCTGAAGGACCTGTCGATCTCGCGCACCACGTTCGACTGGGGCGTTCCGGTGCCCGACGACCCCGAGCACGTCATGTACGTGTGGGTGGACGCGCTCACCAACTACCTCACCGGCGCCGGGTTCCCGAACACCGATTCCGCGGAGTTCGAGCGGTACTGGCCCGCGAACCTGCACATCATCGGCAAGGACATCACCCGGTTCCACACCGTGTACTGGCCCGCGTTCCTGATGTCGGCGGGGATCGAGCTGCCGAAGCGGGTGTTCGTGCACGGCTTCCTGTTCAACAAGGGCGAGAAGATGTCGAAGTCGGTCGGCAACGTCGTCGACCCGCTCGCGATGGTGGAGCAGTACGGCCTGGACGCGGTCCGCTTCTTCCTGCTGCGCGAGATCTCGTACGGGCAGGACGGCAGCTACAGCCACGAGGCGATCGTCACCCGGATGAACACCGACCTCGCGAACGAGCTGGGCAACCTGGCCCAGCGGTCGCTGTCGATGGTCGCGAAGAACTGCGACGCGCAGGTTCCGACGCCGGGCGAGCTCACCGACGCCGACCGCGCGCTGCTCGCACAGGCCGACGCGCTGCTCGAGAAGGTGCGGGCCGAGTTCGACGTGCAGGCGCTGCACCTCGGCCTCGAGGCGATCTGGCACGTGCTCGGCGAGACCAACCGGTACTTCTCGGCGCAGGAGCCGTGGGTGCTACGCAAGACCGACCCGGCCCGCATGGCGACGGTCCTGTACGTGACGCTCGAGGTGGTCCGCATCGTGGGCATCCTCGTCCAGCCGGTCATGCCGGACTCGGCCGCCAAGATCCTCGATCTGCTCGGTCAGGATCCCGAGGCCCGCGCCTTCGCAAACCTCGGGACACGCATCGTCGCAGGTACCGCGCTCCCCAAGCCGGTCGGCGTGTTCCCGCGCTACGTCGAGGAGACCGACGCGTAG
- a CDS encoding aminodeoxychorismate synthase component I: MRIERIGPGGSASEVLRALARRARGRHLPPPAALTGTWFGAAAVLAPSVAAASCSPTAAFTIPPTPHETVPRETTAPEGLLIGGGWIGYVAYPDGADALPAAAGGWTDHVLRLDTSGCWWFESLRDEPCPDDVALAVRRPDTAPEPWRIDWTVPDRDAHRRGVDDCRAAITRGDVYQACVCTRFRGTVTGSPLDFFADAAARTHPTRAAFVAGPWGAVASLSPEVFLSRRGDTVTSSPIKGTLPLDADPALLRASVKDVAENVMIVDLVRNDLGRVATPGSVRVTDLLRVAPAPGVWHLVSTVAATLPDTVTTTDLLDAAFPPASVTGCPKHSARHLIAQWEPQPRGLFCGTVGLHSPVAGLELNVAIRTVEFDTAGGVALGVGGGITIDSDPDAEWQECLDKAHSLVTLTASSTRPGPTPASRNAPADPVSVPT, encoded by the coding sequence ATGCGAATCGAGCGGATCGGGCCGGGCGGCAGTGCGTCCGAGGTGCTCCGGGCACTCGCCCGCCGGGCCCGCGGCCGGCACCTCCCGCCGCCGGCCGCACTGACCGGCACGTGGTTCGGCGCCGCGGCCGTCCTCGCCCCCAGCGTGGCCGCGGCGTCGTGCTCCCCCACCGCCGCGTTCACGATCCCGCCCACCCCACATGAAACAGTCCCACGTGAAACAACGGCGCCCGAGGGGCTGCTGATCGGCGGCGGCTGGATCGGGTACGTCGCCTACCCGGACGGCGCCGACGCCCTCCCCGCCGCGGCCGGCGGCTGGACCGACCACGTACTGCGGCTCGACACGTCGGGCTGCTGGTGGTTCGAGAGCCTCCGCGACGAACCCTGCCCCGACGACGTCGCCCTCGCGGTCCGGCGACCGGACACCGCACCCGAACCGTGGCGCATCGACTGGACGGTCCCCGACCGGGACGCACACCGCCGCGGTGTCGACGACTGCCGGGCCGCGATCACCCGCGGCGACGTCTACCAGGCGTGCGTGTGCACCCGCTTCCGCGGCACCGTCACCGGCAGCCCCCTCGACTTCTTCGCCGACGCCGCCGCCCGCACCCACCCCACCCGGGCCGCGTTCGTGGCCGGCCCGTGGGGTGCGGTGGCGTCCCTGTCACCGGAGGTGTTCCTGTCCCGCCGCGGCGACACCGTCACATCGAGCCCCATCAAGGGCACCCTCCCTCTCGATGCCGACCCGGCACTGCTGCGGGCCTCCGTCAAGGACGTCGCCGAGAACGTGATGATCGTCGACCTCGTCCGCAACGACCTCGGCCGCGTCGCCACCCCCGGATCGGTGCGGGTCACCGACCTGCTCCGGGTCGCCCCGGCGCCCGGGGTGTGGCACCTGGTGTCCACCGTCGCCGCGACCCTCCCCGACACCGTCACCACCACCGATCTCCTCGATGCCGCGTTCCCCCCGGCGTCCGTCACCGGATGCCCCAAACACTCGGCTCGGCACCTGATCGCGCAGTGGGAACCGCAGCCCCGCGGACTGTTCTGCGGCACCGTCGGCCTGCACAGCCCCGTCGCGGGCCTCGAACTGAACGTCGCGATCCGCACCGTCGAATTCGACACCGCCGGCGGTGTCGCACTCGGCGTCGGCGGCGGCATCACGATCGACTCCGACCCGGACGCCGAATGGCAGGAATGCCTCGACAAGGCCCACAGCCTCGTCACCCTCACGGCGTCGAGCACGCGTCCCGGCCCGACTCCGGCATCTCGAAATGCGCCGGCTGATCCTGTGTCAGTTCCGACGTAG